Genomic DNA from Ilyobacter polytropus DSM 2926:
ACCTCCATTTTTTAGTAATCAGATTCTTTTAGTTCAAAAAAGGCCTTTGGTGCATTACATACGGGACAAATCTCAAGAGAAAGTTTCCCCTCATGTACATATCCGCATTTTCTGCATTTCCAACGAACTTTATCTTCTCTTTCAAATACCATATTTTTTTCAATATTACTGGCTAATTTTAAATATCTGTTTTCATGTTCTACTTCTACCTTTGAGATAAGTCTAAAAACAGCAGCAACTTCAGGAAATCCTTCTTCTTGAGCTATTTTTCCAAAAGTAGGATAAAGTTCAGAGTGCTCTTCATGTTCTCCAGCAGCAGCCATTTTTAGATTTTTCAGTGTGTTACCCACATAACCGGCAGGATATGCAGCATCTATTTCCAAGTTATCCCCTCTGTCTAAAAAAGAGAAAAATCTCCTAGCGTGCTCTTTTTCATTTTCCGCTGTTTCCAAAAAAAGTTCAGCGATTTGTTCATACCCTTCTTCTTTGGCTCTTTCTGCAAAAAAAGTATACCTCATTCTTGCCTGAGATTCCCCTGCAAAAGCTTTTAAGAGATTTTTTTCAGTTTTTGTTCCTTTGATTGACATTAATGACCTCCTTTTGAATTATGCTTCTTGAGTAGCATCTACAAATGTTCTCGCCATAAGTTCCCTGTCGATCATAAAAAGACCGGCACCTTTACCATCTATCATTTTTAATTGTTCTAGCAACCCTTGGACAGTTGATTCTTCTTCAACCTGCTCTTCAATAAACCACTGAAGCATGTTTACTGTAGCGTGATCTCTTTCTTCATAGCTTATATCTACAATGCTATTTATTGAATCAGTTATAAATTTTTCATGGTCACAAGTTTCTTCAAAGACCTCAATAACGTCATTCCACTCTAATTTGACTTCATCGATAGGTTTAAGCTTAGCTCTTCCACCTCTTTCCATGATATAGTCGAATATTTTCATTCCGTGACTTACCTCTTCTTGATATTGAACTCTCATAAAGTTTGCAAAACCGTTTAGATTTTTTTCTGAAAAATAAGAACTCATTGAAAGGTAAAGGTAGGCAGAATAAAATTCTTTGTTGACCTGTTCGTTAAGTGCATCTTCTACTCTTTTGTTCATTAATATTTACCTCCGTAGTTTTATTTGTTTTTTATACAATCTATAGAAATTATAAATTAAATAATCTTTAAGAACTTTTAAGGCAATTTTCGCATATTCCTTTGAAATAAAGATGGTGCTCATTTATCTGAAACTGATCTAGGCTGCTGATATCTATTTTTTTAGTGTCTATGTCGACGTCATAGACCTTATTGCATTTTTCACATTTGAAATGCCCGTGGATATCCACATCTGCATCATATCTTGTTTCATTTTCCTCGATAACTATAACTACTGCTATATTTTTTTCTACAAAAAGGTTCAGTGTATTGTAGACAGTTGTTTTAGAGAGAGTAGGTATTTCCTGGGATAAGGACCTATAGATAGTATCCACAGTGGGATGGTTTCTATGGGTAATCAGATAGTCGAATATCTTCATTCTTTGATATGAGGGTTTTATCTCATGGCTTTTGAGATATGCCCCTATATCTTCAATATGTAATTTCATAAAAAACCTCCCTCTTTAAATAAACTAAACCAATCTAGGTATACAAATTTGTAACGATTTCACTATTGATAATATACTAGTTGAAGAAAGATGTCAAGTAAATATGATCTTCAATAAAACAAACTAGTAAATTATACTATGCTTACATATAATTTCCTTTGTGTATCAGATAATTTTTTTGACCATATATAATCGGTCGACTCCCTCTCCGTATTCACTATTTTGGATATTTTCAATTATATACCCCATCTTTTTATAAAGTCCAACAGCACTTTTGTTTTCAGGAGCTACAGTCAGGCTTATTTTTTCCATGCCTTTTTCTTTGAAATACTGGGTACTTCTTTCCATAAGTTTTTTTGCACAGCCTCTTCCACGGAATTCTTCTCTTGTGGAGACTCCGAAAAGATATATTTCTTTTGAATCAAATTTATGGATAAACTCTATTGCACTAACTACAACATCATTTTCTAATAGAGCAAAAACCTTACCGTATCTCACAAAAGGCTTCAGAGTCCATATATCGATTGCACCATTGTCACCAAAGGCGTTGTTTTCAAGATCCAATATCCCTTTTATTATTTCTCTATCCTCTCCGTTAACCTCTATAAATTCCATTCTTCATCCCCTCTCTTTTTAATATTCAATATCGCAAAGATAAAGTCCAGAACCATCAGCTACGATTTTTTCGTCCTTGCTGTCTGGATTTTTTAGTTTATTTATCAGATAGTTTTTAGGTCTTTTTTCAAAATATACGGCAAGGGCTGTTCCCATTATTATTCTTATCTGGGATTTTAGAAAAGCATTTCCCTTTATATATACAGCCAGTTTATTTTCACCCTTAGGGTAACATCTTATCTCAGAAATATCCCTTACAGGGTTCTTTCCAGAGCAGTCAGTCAACCGAAATCCTTCAAAATTATGTCTGCCAACAATGGGCTCAAGAATTTTATATAGTTTTTCCGGGTCTACTTTTCCCTTGATACCTGACACATATTTTGTCTCAAATGCAGTCCGATCCCATCCCATTATATATTCATACGCCCTTGACTTGGCAGAAAAACGAGCATGAAACTCTTCAGAAACATTCTTCATACTGTGTATTTTTATGTCTTCTGGAATTAAATTTTTTACTGCAAATTCAAGTCTGTCTAGTGGAATCTTTGAAGAGGTAAAGAAATTTGATACCTGCATATAGGCATGAACTCCTCGGTCTGTTCTTCCAGAAGAGGCAAGATTTATTTCCTCTTTTAAAACGACTTTTAAGGCAGACTCTATCTCTCCCTGGACAGTTCTTGCAGATGGTTGTCTCTGAAATCCGAAAAAACCGCTTCCGTCATATTCATATTCTATTTTTATATT
This window encodes:
- the truA gene encoding tRNA pseudouridine(38-40) synthase TruA; this encodes MKNIKIEYEYDGSGFFGFQRQPSARTVQGEIESALKVVLKEEINLASSGRTDRGVHAYMQVSNFFTSSKIPLDRLEFAVKNLIPEDIKIHSMKNVSEEFHARFSAKSRAYEYIMGWDRTAFETKYVSGIKGKVDPEKLYKILEPIVGRHNFEGFRLTDCSGKNPVRDISEIRCYPKGENKLAVYIKGNAFLKSQIRIIMGTALAVYFEKRPKNYLINKLKNPDSKDEKIVADGSGLYLCDIEY
- a CDS encoding GNAT family N-acetyltransferase, which produces MEFIEVNGEDREIIKGILDLENNAFGDNGAIDIWTLKPFVRYGKVFALLENDVVVSAIEFIHKFDSKEIYLFGVSTREEFRGRGCAKKLMERSTQYFKEKGMEKISLTVAPENKSAVGLYKKMGYIIENIQNSEYGEGVDRLYMVKKII
- a CDS encoding Fur family transcriptional regulator, giving the protein MKLHIEDIGAYLKSHEIKPSYQRMKIFDYLITHRNHPTVDTIYRSLSQEIPTLSKTTVYNTLNLFVEKNIAVVIVIEENETRYDADVDIHGHFKCEKCNKVYDVDIDTKKIDISSLDQFQINEHHLYFKGICENCLKSS
- the rbr gene encoding rubrerythrin → MSIKGTKTEKNLLKAFAGESQARMRYTFFAERAKEEGYEQIAELFLETAENEKEHARRFFSFLDRGDNLEIDAAYPAGYVGNTLKNLKMAAAGEHEEHSELYPTFGKIAQEEGFPEVAAVFRLISKVEVEHENRYLKLASNIEKNMVFEREDKVRWKCRKCGYVHEGKLSLEICPVCNAPKAFFELKESDY
- a CDS encoding ferritin, with product MNKRVEDALNEQVNKEFYSAYLYLSMSSYFSEKNLNGFANFMRVQYQEEVSHGMKIFDYIMERGGRAKLKPIDEVKLEWNDVIEVFEETCDHEKFITDSINSIVDISYEERDHATVNMLQWFIEEQVEEESTVQGLLEQLKMIDGKGAGLFMIDRELMARTFVDATQEA